In the Deinococcus betulae genome, one interval contains:
- a CDS encoding ARPP-2 domain-containing protein, giving the protein MLRLEGLTPAPAQVRGAFRLVPLLRTRPCDDVRLSPGVMAAGVKVVALPDQAHYVAFVPHALRLDWSSSGAPLMALGTQLAGPQHSSSPQPWRGLELVDRMRKRESAGLRFLPLHLALEGLLALHFAPPRVAWKELSHDFLRAGLGFRAESGVPGSLLPGFEDALNTFEVHEGQVGLLVFTGDQLASAFVVPSAQDYRRLHRTVLEDLYGELVLRYAVLYPEPPPLEAAPRFEAARTLPELRAALMGVRREWASFVEGAMLTDLLRRPLLTEPVYQAGPLRLERFVTDLDPRQINHVGERLTRPDGELLYLKTFQLSAAQTRRAYLLHQLAGYGWHLADAAEGLGTTVPDLVARIEKAGFGYLLTQAVRETAAKARRLR; this is encoded by the coding sequence GTGCTGAGGCTTGAGGGCCTGACCCCGGCCCCGGCCCAGGTGCGCGGTGCGTTCCGGCTGGTGCCGCTGCTGCGCACGCGCCCCTGCGACGACGTGCGCCTGTCGCCGGGTGTCATGGCTGCTGGGGTCAAGGTGGTGGCGCTGCCCGACCAAGCGCACTACGTCGCCTTTGTGCCCCACGCCCTGCGGCTGGATTGGTCGTCTTCAGGCGCGCCGTTGATGGCGCTGGGCACCCAACTGGCGGGACCGCAGCATTCCTCCTCGCCGCAGCCCTGGCGCGGTCTGGAATTGGTGGACCGGATGCGCAAACGCGAGAGTGCGGGCCTGCGCTTTTTGCCGCTGCATCTGGCGCTGGAGGGCCTGCTGGCGCTGCACTTTGCGCCGCCGCGCGTGGCCTGGAAGGAGTTGTCACATGACTTTCTGCGCGCCGGGCTGGGGTTCCGGGCAGAATCGGGCGTGCCCGGCAGTCTCCTTCCCGGCTTCGAGGACGCCCTGAACACCTTTGAAGTGCATGAGGGCCAGGTGGGCCTGCTGGTATTCACAGGTGATCAGCTCGCCTCGGCCTTTGTGGTGCCCTCAGCGCAGGATTATCGCCGCCTCCACCGCACAGTGCTGGAGGACCTGTACGGCGAACTGGTGCTGCGCTACGCCGTGCTGTACCCCGAGCCGCCGCCCCTGGAGGCTGCGCCCCGCTTTGAGGCCGCCCGCACGCTGCCCGAGCTGCGCGCCGCCCTCATGGGGGTGCGCCGCGAGTGGGCCAGCTTTGTGGAGGGCGCAATGCTGACCGACCTGCTGCGCCGCCCACTGCTGACCGAGCCGGTCTATCAGGCCGGGCCGCTGCGCCTGGAGCGCTTCGTGACCGACCTTGATCCCCGGCAGATCAACCACGTTGGCGAGCGCCTGACCCGCCCGGACGGTGAACTGCTGTATCTCAAGACCTTTCAGCTGTCGGCGGCGCAGACCCGGCGCGCGTATCTGCTGCATCAGCTGGCTGGCTACGGGTGGCATCTGGCCGACGCCGCAGAGGGCCTGGGCACCACCGTACCAGACCTCGTGGCGCGCATCGAGAAGGCCGGCTTTGGTTACCTGCTGACCCAGGCGGTGCGCGAAACAGCCGCCAAAGCTCGGCGCCTCCGCTAG
- a CDS encoding ABC transporter ATP-binding protein, translating to MRRVTHPAPAALDARHLTQAYGPMTVLRGVSLSVAPGEVVAVTGPSGSGKSTLLHLLGGLDTPQGGEVWWAGTRVDTLGTQVRAARRAGQLGLVFQHHYLLDDLNVLENVLLPCRLSGQGDEARAAGLLRRVGLAGREGTLPGVLSGGERQRVAVARALAARPAAVLADEPTGSLDRANAQAVAALLVTLAREEGAGVLLVTHDERLARHADRTLHLLDGQFTDDAPDFEPAT from the coding sequence ATGCGCCGCGTGACCCACCCCGCCCCTGCCGCCCTGGACGCCCGCCACCTGACCCAGGCGTACGGCCCCATGACGGTGCTGCGCGGCGTGAGCCTGAGTGTCGCGCCGGGCGAAGTGGTGGCCGTGACTGGGCCGTCCGGCAGCGGCAAAAGCACCCTGCTGCACCTGCTGGGCGGCCTGGACACCCCGCAGGGCGGCGAGGTCTGGTGGGCGGGGACGCGGGTGGACACCCTGGGCACCCAGGTGCGGGCGGCGCGGCGGGCCGGGCAGCTGGGGCTGGTGTTTCAGCACCACTATCTGCTGGACGACCTGAATGTGCTGGAAAACGTGCTGCTGCCCTGCCGCCTGTCGGGCCAGGGCGACGAGGCGCGGGCGGCGGGGTTGCTGCGCCGCGTGGGTCTGGCGGGGCGCGAAGGCACCCTCCCCGGCGTTCTGAGCGGCGGCGAGCGGCAGCGGGTGGCGGTGGCCCGCGCCCTGGCGGCCCGCCCGGCAGCCGTGCTGGCCGATGAACCCACAGGCAGCCTGGACCGCGCCAACGCGCAGGCGGTGGCCGCGCTGCTGGTCACCCTGGCGCGCGAGGAAGGCGCAGGCGTGCTGCTGGTCACCCACGACGAGCGGTTGGCCCGCCACGCCGACCGCACCCTGCACCTGCTGGACGGGCAATTTACGGACGACGCGCCGGATTTTGAACCAGCGACCTAG
- a CDS encoding Crp/Fnr family transcriptional regulator, which translates to MARLDDLKASFLFHNVPQGALQEALQVITERHYRAGDTILEQDAEGEALHLLTRGVVRVSRVSLGSRERVMGDVYAPGVVGETAVLGGGERSATVVALTDVTTLMLYRSHFRQILRRHPDVLWNLSVMLVQRVTHLNDELIAFGLNTEAALSHVFTTLYRQRVQAQVPQPEVLPLSTQDIMSRISSSRETVSRVMRKLEGQKLLKSNGQTVTLLDPGGLENVTMEEADSLD; encoded by the coding sequence ATGGCGCGCCTGGACGACCTCAAAGCATCTTTTCTTTTCCACAACGTGCCCCAAGGAGCGCTGCAAGAGGCGCTTCAGGTCATCACCGAGCGGCACTACCGCGCGGGCGACACCATCCTGGAGCAGGACGCCGAGGGCGAGGCGCTGCACCTCCTCACGCGCGGTGTCGTGCGGGTCAGCCGGGTGAGTCTGGGCAGCCGCGAGCGCGTGATGGGCGACGTCTACGCGCCGGGCGTGGTGGGTGAAACCGCCGTGCTGGGCGGCGGCGAACGCAGCGCCACCGTGGTCGCCCTGACCGACGTGACCACGCTGATGCTCTACCGCTCTCATTTCCGGCAGATTCTGCGCCGTCACCCGGACGTGCTGTGGAACCTGAGCGTCATGCTGGTGCAGCGCGTGACCCACCTGAACGACGAGCTGATCGCCTTTGGCCTGAACACCGAAGCGGCCCTGAGCCACGTCTTTACCACGCTGTACCGTCAGCGGGTGCAGGCGCAGGTGCCTCAGCCCGAGGTGCTGCCGCTGTCCACCCAGGACATCATGAGCCGCATTTCCAGCAGCCGCGAAACCGTGTCGCGCGTGATGCGCAAGCTGGAAGGGCAGAAGCTGCTCAAAAGTAACGGCCAGACCGTGACCCTGCTGGACCCAGGAGGTCTGGAAAACGTCACGATGGAAGAAGCCGACAGCCTGGACTGA
- a CDS encoding fumarylacetoacetate hydrolase family protein produces the protein MNLVRMTWQGQPCWGELEGETVHLRAGMLGPRTGEAAPYTPAALLAPAEPSKIVCVGRNYLDHIRELGNDAAGLPTEPGIFLKGPNALAEPGGAVTRPDWTENFHFEGELAAVIGTRASHLTPETALSAVAGYTCGLDLTARDLQKTDLQWFRAKAADRFCPLGPQLVTDLDPLDLRVQTRVNGEIRQDSRTSHMIFDLPAILTYITRYVTLEPGDVVLTGTPEGVGPLERGDVVEVEVEGVGVLRTPIL, from the coding sequence ATGAATCTCGTTCGTATGACGTGGCAGGGGCAGCCCTGCTGGGGAGAGCTGGAAGGGGAGACCGTTCACCTGCGCGCCGGCATGCTGGGGCCGCGCACCGGCGAGGCGGCGCCTTACACCCCCGCCGCCCTGCTGGCCCCCGCCGAGCCCAGCAAGATTGTATGTGTGGGCCGCAATTATCTGGACCACATCCGCGAACTGGGCAATGACGCGGCTGGGCTGCCCACCGAACCGGGCATCTTCCTCAAGGGTCCCAACGCCCTGGCCGAGCCGGGCGGCGCCGTCACCAGACCAGATTGGACCGAGAACTTTCACTTTGAGGGTGAACTGGCCGCTGTCATCGGCACGCGGGCCAGCCACCTGACCCCGGAGACGGCCCTGAGCGCTGTGGCGGGCTACACCTGCGGCCTGGACCTGACAGCCCGCGACCTGCAAAAGACCGACCTGCAATGGTTCCGCGCCAAGGCCGCCGACCGCTTCTGCCCGCTGGGGCCGCAGCTGGTGACCGACCTTGACCCCCTTGACCTGCGCGTGCAGACCCGCGTGAACGGCGAGATTCGCCAGGACAGCCGCACCAGCCACATGATCTTTGACCTGCCGGCCATCCTGACGTACATCACCCGTTACGTGACCCTGGAGCCGGGCGATGTGGTGCTGACTGGCACCCCCGAAGGCGTCGGGCCACTGGAACGCGGCGATGTGGTAGAGGTCGAGGTCGAAGGTGTCGGGGTCCTGCGCACGCCGATTTTGTAA
- a CDS encoding diacylglycerol/lipid kinase family protein, with product MTSESGQPVPASLPPLAVVLNPQAGGGLALREWPRLEAELQRRGLAHTLIQEESGEAALARVAALPADMAVMAVGGDGTVGALLSAVVGTGRPLAIVPLGTGNDFAGLLGLRPGQFGEALDRLHYQPRALDAMQVTIVQGDEAGRTVVLLNGLGMGFDADVTANMDTMPARLRGLARYVASALSTLRHLKLARVEVVADGQTLYAGPSPLAAVMNGTRYGGGFLISPQSDVRDGLLNVVVGGPMTRGQLLGLMVRVLRGAHLGHPLAHHTQAREVQVTWDTPTRLHLDGDLYGRVTALQVRVLPGATLLLNA from the coding sequence GTGACGTCCGAGTCTGGCCAGCCTGTCCCCGCTTCACTACCGCCGCTAGCAGTCGTCTTAAACCCCCAGGCGGGCGGCGGCCTGGCCCTGCGGGAATGGCCCCGGCTGGAAGCTGAGTTGCAGCGGCGTGGCCTGGCCCACACTCTGATTCAGGAGGAATCCGGCGAGGCGGCGCTGGCGCGGGTGGCGGCCTTACCGGCCGACATGGCGGTGATGGCGGTGGGCGGTGACGGCACCGTGGGCGCCCTCCTGAGCGCTGTGGTGGGCACGGGCCGGCCGCTGGCCATCGTCCCGCTGGGCACCGGCAACGATTTTGCGGGGCTGCTGGGCCTGCGCCCCGGTCAGTTTGGCGAGGCCCTGGACCGCCTGCACTACCAGCCGCGCGCCCTGGACGCCATGCAGGTCACTATTGTTCAGGGCGATGAGGCTGGGCGCACAGTCGTCCTGCTCAACGGCCTGGGCATGGGCTTTGACGCCGATGTCACCGCCAACATGGACACCATGCCCGCGCGGCTGCGCGGCCTGGCGCGGTATGTGGCCTCGGCGCTGTCCACCCTGCGGCACCTGAAGCTGGCCCGCGTGGAGGTGGTGGCTGACGGTCAGACGCTGTATGCCGGCCCCAGCCCCCTGGCCGCCGTGATGAACGGCACCCGCTACGGCGGCGGCTTTCTGATCAGTCCTCAGTCCGATGTGCGCGACGGCCTGCTGAACGTCGTGGTGGGCGGTCCCATGACCAGGGGCCAGCTGCTGGGCCTGATGGTCCGCGTGCTGCGCGGCGCCCACCTGGGTCATCCGCTGGCCCACCACACCCAGGCGCGCGAGGTGCAGGTAACCTGGGACACGCCCACCCGTCTGCATCTGGACGGCGACCTGTACGGCCGCGTGACCGCACTGCAGGTGCGGGTGCTGCCAGGGGCGACGCTGCTGCTCAATGCGTGA
- a CDS encoding DUF3208 domain-containing protein — MLQRVSTSEPPPVGRAAVRLLQGYVWHPQDAEIDLEHFLPHELDLPGPEQEEHEAAHVLWDAVTPPFAFFENGEPTASQAFYQFTVLRVYEARPPNDALHADASAASEQLGPLLDGTPDGVGWQLWEDLRDL, encoded by the coding sequence ATGCTACAGCGCGTGAGTACCAGTGAACCGCCGCCTGTGGGGCGAGCCGCCGTGCGGCTGCTGCAAGGGTATGTGTGGCACCCCCAGGACGCCGAGATAGACCTGGAACACTTTCTGCCGCATGAACTGGACCTGCCTGGCCCAGAACAGGAAGAGCACGAGGCCGCGCATGTGCTGTGGGACGCCGTCACGCCTCCCTTTGCCTTTTTCGAGAACGGTGAGCCCACCGCGTCGCAGGCGTTTTACCAGTTCACCGTGCTGCGCGTCTATGAGGCCCGGCCGCCCAACGACGCCCTGCACGCCGATGCCAGCGCCGCCAGCGAACAGCTGGGGCCCCTGCTGGACGGCACCCCGGACGGCGTGGGCTGGCAGCTGTGGGAGGACCTGCGCGACCTATGA
- a CDS encoding DJ-1/PfpI family protein, which produces MTDPEPASPPGPVVALPVYPGVSELELGLMVTVLRLCGGEKAALTVHRSRISVVTAGGLVMTPHVLYAALPEPAALLLPGGPGAAKASRDPLLRAFLAAHAALPTGVSGSGLLLLGEAGVLDGRAVGGPADLTDTLWNYTPQEVRPGEVVTDGALCSAPAGLGALHAALHVARAVWGEEAAQDTLVRIGGNSLLIPA; this is translated from the coding sequence GTGACCGACCCAGAACCGGCCTCACCCCCCGGCCCCGTGGTGGCGCTGCCGGTCTATCCCGGCGTCAGCGAGCTGGAACTGGGCCTGATGGTGACCGTTCTGCGGCTGTGCGGCGGCGAGAAGGCGGCCCTGACCGTTCACCGTTCGCGGATCAGCGTGGTGACGGCAGGCGGGCTGGTGATGACGCCGCATGTGCTGTACGCCGCGCTGCCCGAGCCGGCGGCGCTGCTGCTGCCGGGCGGCCCCGGCGCGGCCAAGGCCAGCCGCGATCCCCTGCTGCGCGCCTTTCTGGCGGCGCACGCGGCTCTGCCCACAGGCGTGAGTGGCAGCGGCCTGCTGCTCCTGGGCGAGGCGGGGGTACTGGATGGCCGCGCGGTGGGCGGTCCCGCCGACCTGACCGATACGCTCTGGAATTACACGCCCCAGGAGGTGCGCCCCGGCGAGGTCGTGACGGACGGTGCGCTGTGCAGCGCCCCCGCTGGGCTGGGGGCCCTGCACGCCGCCCTGCATGTGGCGCGGGCCGTATGGGGCGAAGAAGCGGCGCAGGACACATTGGTACGTATAGGTGGAAATTCTTTATTGATACCGGCATAA
- a CDS encoding IS630 family transposase (programmed frameshift): protein MAEWHPSKYSRAQLEERRLAATPWLQGGRHSQQEIAQHFGVSIHTVSNWKKRLKRTGSLQATVTTGRPSRLTATQLEQVRTLLREGAVQHGFPDQTWSTRRVTDLIGRHFDVWYHPDHVRRILRQLGFTPQMPDGRAAERNELRIASWQEQIAPELGKKVAEGATLVYLDEVGFSLKGVRRRTWSTRGVTPLVTLPANWEKLSTIGAITSDGRFFQHTKSGAIRSGDVIRFFQHLLRHVQGEIVVVLDNAGIHRARATQASVAGHERLSLVFLPPYAPELNPIELVWAYVKRNVLGNFCARSVTVLKAKLVTAWQRVRYVELPRHLMDSNLCRYQ, encoded by the exons GTGGCCGAATGGCATCCTTCGAAATACTCCCGTGCCCAGCTGGAAGAACGCCGGCTGGCCGCGACCCCCTGGCTTCAAGGGGGCCGCCATTCACAGCAGGAGATCGCGCAGCACTTCGGCGTCTCCATACACACCGTCAGTAACTGGAAGAAGCGCCTGAAACGCACCGGTAGCCTCCAGGCCACGGTGACGACTGGACGCCCCTCCCGACTGACCGCCACCCAACTTGAACAAGTCCGCACCCTCCTGCGGGAGGGTGCCGTCCAGCATGGGTTCCCTGACCAGACGTGGAGCACCAGGCGAGTCACGGACCTGATTGGGCGGCACTTCGACGTGTGGTACCACCCCGACCATGTGCGCAGAATTCTCCGCCAGTTGGGCTTCACGCCCCAAATGCCAGATGGACGGGCGGCTGAACGCAACGAACTCCGCATCGCGTCCTGGCAGGAACAGATCGCGCCGGAGTTG GGAAAAAAGGTCGCTGAGGGCGCGACGCTCGTGTACCTGGATGAGGTCGGCTTCTCCTTGAAAGGTGTGCGGAGACGAACGTGGTCGACCAGGGGCGTGACGCCCTTGGTCACGCTCCCGGCGAACTGGGAGAAACTCTCGACCATTGGAGCGATCACGTCGGATGGGCGATTCTTCCAGCACACGAAGTCCGGGGCGATTCGCAGTGGGGACGTCATCCGGTTCTTCCAGCATCTCCTGCGTCACGTTCAAGGGGAGATCGTGGTCGTGCTGGACAACGCTGGGATCCACCGGGCCAGAGCAACACAGGCGTCCGTGGCAGGCCACGAACGCCTCTCACTGGTCTTTCTGCCGCCCTACGCCCCCGAGTTGAACCCGATTGAATTGGTCTGGGCGTATGTCAAAAGGAATGTGCTGGGCAACTTCTGTGCCCGTTCGGTCACCGTGCTGAAAGCGAAGCTCGTGACGGCTTGGCAGCGGGTTCGATACGTCGAACTGCCTCGTCACCTGATGGATTCCAACTTATGCCGGTATCAATAA
- a CDS encoding ImmA/IrrE family metallo-endopeptidase, protein MTKEEYDDDDIGRYNHKWAIKDISRMEFQANYLASCILLPRNYFLLEFRKIAAKHHLYRHGKALLFVDQQRYNQEMLRIVTGRLVRIFGASRQAVILRMLHMSLLVDKRNSSFKRTADVLDELKLF, encoded by the coding sequence ATGACAAAAGAAGAGTATGACGACGACGATATCGGCAGATATAATCATAAATGGGCAATAAAAGATATTTCCAGAATGGAATTTCAAGCAAATTATTTGGCCAGTTGTATTTTATTACCAAGGAATTATTTCTTATTAGAATTCCGAAAAATCGCTGCTAAACATCATTTATATCGACATGGAAAGGCCCTGCTTTTTGTAGATCAACAAAGATACAATCAAGAAATGCTAAGAATAGTCACTGGCCGCTTAGTCAGAATCTTTGGCGCGAGCAGACAGGCAGTGATACTTAGAATGCTACATATGTCACTCTTGGTCGACAAAAGAAACAGCAGCTTTAAGAGAACAGCAGATGTGCTAGATGAACTTAAACTGTTTTAA
- a CDS encoding ImmA/IrrE family metallo-endopeptidase — translation MRTVLSETPTIAAISLELTSPAARTCWTYSRRSSSWSRVKVEGRQTGSTSEVYLSSPTHAGVNNSGHLGLVPQFCQIFRQKEYYSPAGGDCITFDISIELVLPRMDKCSQLIIIECKNYQHSVAVNDVEEFSRKLQQITGVGTKGIFATVSPLQKSAKKLAEHDGIGHYRYFPDANFKHELARPSSSLSLASLSINEIEDALTNQAYQSSNFDYFMWSNGIHTNSIERFFRNLLFEFEARNFFLQAKQPSRSVVPSVSKQHLEDIAGDALTLANYTGGKVDFEILRQKNPILSKVSLYENCDRPDDAIHDHVLATANFLYPSIHIYKNNPINVGRRRFTIVHEFVHFLLEHDKRRV, via the coding sequence GTGCGGACCGTACTCTCCGAAACGCCGACTATTGCCGCAATCTCCTTGGAACTGACCTCACCTGCGGCCAGGACTTGCTGGACATACAGCCGCCGTTCTTCCAGTTGGTCACGGGTCAAGGTGGAGGGTCGCCAGACAGGCAGCACCTCCGAAGTCTACCTCTCGTCTCCAACTCATGCCGGAGTCAATAATTCTGGCCATCTCGGTCTTGTGCCTCAATTCTGTCAAATCTTTAGACAGAAGGAATATTATTCTCCAGCCGGAGGGGATTGCATAACTTTTGATATATCTATAGAATTGGTTCTTCCAAGAATGGATAAATGCTCACAACTTATCATAATAGAATGCAAGAATTATCAACATTCAGTTGCAGTGAATGACGTAGAAGAATTTAGCAGAAAGTTACAACAGATAACAGGCGTTGGGACGAAGGGAATTTTTGCAACAGTGTCACCACTACAGAAGAGTGCGAAAAAATTGGCAGAACATGATGGGATTGGACATTACCGCTATTTTCCAGACGCAAACTTTAAGCATGAGTTAGCTCGCCCTTCCTCCAGTTTGTCATTAGCTTCGCTTTCTATAAATGAGATTGAAGATGCTCTCACCAATCAGGCATATCAAAGCTCAAATTTTGACTATTTTATGTGGTCCAATGGCATACACACCAATTCAATTGAGAGGTTTTTCAGAAATTTACTATTTGAGTTTGAAGCAAGAAATTTCTTTTTACAGGCTAAGCAGCCTTCCAGGTCTGTTGTACCGTCTGTTAGCAAACAGCATCTTGAAGATATAGCTGGTGATGCCCTAACTCTTGCTAATTATACGGGTGGAAAAGTAGATTTTGAGATTCTACGTCAGAAAAATCCCATTCTATCCAAAGTTTCTCTGTATGAAAACTGCGATAGACCAGATGATGCCATACATGATCATGTTCTCGCCACGGCTAATTTTTTATATCCAAGCATCCATATCTACAAAAACAATCCCATCAATGTAGGTAGGCGACGATTCACAATCGTTCACGAATTTGTCCACTTCTTACTCGAACATGACAAAAGAAGAGTATGA
- a CDS encoding PIG-L deacetylase family protein: MTTPTLLAVFAHPDDEAFSVGGTLTHYARQGVKVVLACATRGEAGKITVPGMTVDDLGAQREQELREACEALEIGPPVFLDYHDSGRYERTRHSDPRALMNVNPLDVEVGLRALIAEVAPQVMVTFDPHGGYGHIDHLQIHRAATAAFFSTGHLPGGGPQRLYYTALTTQAAQGLSRMGENLDPLVYGVSEETVAVKIDVAAYADNKRAALKAHGTQTGEQSVMGKMSPEERATMEAMLLGAERFSIGGTRTALGSYPLRGLFDGLAGFEHLN; this comes from the coding sequence ATGACGACCCCAACCCTGCTGGCTGTGTTTGCCCACCCGGATGACGAAGCGTTCAGTGTCGGCGGCACCCTGACCCACTACGCCCGTCAAGGCGTAAAGGTGGTCCTGGCCTGCGCCACACGCGGCGAGGCCGGAAAAATTACCGTGCCCGGCATGACGGTGGACGACCTGGGCGCCCAGCGCGAACAGGAACTGCGCGAGGCGTGCGAGGCGCTGGAAATTGGCCCCCCCGTCTTTCTGGACTACCACGATTCGGGCCGCTACGAGCGCACCCGGCACAGCGACCCCAGGGCCCTGATGAACGTGAACCCACTAGACGTTGAAGTGGGCCTGCGCGCCCTGATTGCCGAGGTGGCGCCGCAGGTCATGGTGACCTTTGACCCCCACGGTGGCTACGGTCACATTGACCACCTGCAAATCCACCGCGCGGCCACGGCGGCCTTCTTTAGCACTGGGCACCTGCCAGGCGGCGGGCCGCAGCGCCTGTACTACACCGCCCTGACCACCCAGGCGGCGCAGGGCCTGTCGCGCATGGGCGAGAACCTGGACCCGCTGGTCTACGGCGTGTCCGAGGAAACGGTGGCCGTCAAGATTGACGTGGCCGCCTACGCCGACAATAAACGCGCTGCCCTGAAGGCCCACGGCACCCAGACCGGCGAGCAGAGCGTCATGGGCAAGATGAGCCCTGAAGAGCGCGCCACAATGGAAGCGATGCTGCTGGGCGCCGAGCGCTTTAGCATCGGCGGTACCCGCACTGCCCTTGGGAGCTATCCGCTGCGCGGCCTGTTCGACGGCCTGGCGGGGTTTGAGCATCTGAACTGA